From a single Ovis aries strain OAR_USU_Benz2616 breed Rambouillet chromosome 23, ARS-UI_Ramb_v3.0, whole genome shotgun sequence genomic region:
- the LOC121817710 gene encoding fibrinogen silencer-binding protein-like, which yields MLDRHPVAITVEVKQEEDIKPPPPLVLNSQQSDTLEQREEQALVPVMERSLSPSLSSVDMRMTSSPSSIPRRDDFYRHESGENFRSQLGYDPQILQMLKEERQIILENQKSFGLYVQEKRDGLKRREQLEEELLRAKIEVEKLKAIRLRHDLPEYNSL from the coding sequence ATGTTGGACCGCCATCCAGTTGCTATTACAGTGGAGGTGAAGCAAGAAGAAGACATTAAGCCCCCTCCTCCACTGGTTTTAAATTCTCAACAGAGTGATACTTTAGAGCAAAGAGAAGAACAGGCATTAGTGCCTGTAATGGAAAGATCTTTGTCACCATCACTTTCCTCTGTTGATATGAGAATGACATCGTCTCCATCTTCTATCCCAAGGAGAGATGATTTTTATCGGCATGAGAGTGGAGAAAATTTTAGGTCACAATTAGGGTATGATCCTCAGATTCTACAAATGCTGAAAGAGGAGCGTCagataattttagaaaatcaaaAAAGTTTTGGATTATATGTTCAGGAGAAGAGGGATGGATTGAAAAGAAGGGAGCAGCTAGAGGAAGAGCTGCTAAGAGCAAAAATTGAAGTTGAGAAGCTGAAAGCAATTCGACTACGGCATGATCTACCTGAATATAATAGtctctaa